One genomic window of Desmospora activa DSM 45169 includes the following:
- a CDS encoding DUF4373 domain-containing protein — translation MARPKKEGMDYFPHDTDAVNDEKIEALRMLYGNDGYAFYFILLERIYRTNDFELDISDTETMQILCRKVDVTPEKFNSMLETSLKWGCFDRESYEKRGVLTSSGIKKRADVVVQKRVKMRKKYRQSKEEVSEAQSKEEVSTSETTQETEAETPQRKEKKSKGKKSIKDNRRKYADDSPYIKMVHYLLEKIQAWKPDYVFRGSEQTWADDFRKMHEIDKRSKEDIRNVIDWATNDPFWQTNILSAKKLREKFDTLQAQMNKKVVPYHPRGGNNIATHGNVHGRDRETNPIDPPASNSPFAGIIKTPV, via the coding sequence GTGGCAAGACCCAAAAAAGAGGGGATGGATTACTTTCCTCATGATACTGACGCTGTGAATGACGAAAAAATAGAAGCGTTAAGGATGCTATACGGGAATGACGGTTACGCCTTCTACTTTATATTGCTGGAGAGAATTTACAGAACCAATGATTTTGAACTAGACATTTCTGACACAGAAACGATGCAGATACTTTGCCGAAAGGTAGATGTAACGCCGGAGAAATTCAACAGCATGTTGGAAACAAGTTTGAAGTGGGGTTGCTTTGATCGGGAGAGTTACGAAAAAAGAGGGGTCTTAACGTCAAGTGGCATCAAGAAACGGGCTGATGTAGTCGTTCAAAAGCGCGTCAAAATGCGGAAAAAGTACCGTCAAAGCAAGGAGGAAGTTTCTGAAGCACAAAGCAAGGAGGAAGTTTCTACTTCAGAAACTACCCAAGAAACCGAGGCAGAAACGCCACAAAGAAAAGAAAAGAAAAGTAAAGGAAAGAAAAGTATAAAAGATAATCGTCGTAAATACGCCGATGATTCCCCATACATCAAAATGGTTCACTATCTTCTTGAAAAGATACAAGCTTGGAAGCCTGATTATGTCTTCAGGGGATCAGAACAGACATGGGCGGACGACTTCCGCAAGATGCACGAGATCGACAAACGAAGTAAAGAGGATATACGGAACGTGATCGATTGGGCAACAAATGACCCATTCTGGCAAACCAATATCTTGTCGGCCAAGAAACTTCGGGAGAAATTCGACACGCTACAGGCACAGATGAACAAAAAGGTAGTTCCTTATCACCCACGAGGAGGTAACAACATTGCAACGCATGGGAACGTACATGGACGAGATCGAGAGACGAATCCAATTGATCCGCCAGCATCAAACAGCCCATTCGCCGGAATCATCAAAACCCCAGTTTAG
- a CDS encoding ATP-binding protein, which yields MIPDDFKECNLEDYVQQTPMQKAMFDHVVSYLEEFDLIRDSKINSLGFIAKYGETRIKEMRVSKHDPKYNSFGLGKTHLKIGAAKWLIDKGHSVMIVKDVALMDDLMNARMMDDGGEEYNRILSRVLNAPVLVWDDLGKSNPTQAKERLYFHIFNERSQARRPIVYSSNEDMETLSDRIGGAAVSRLVGMSGKYLMATVGNDYRIKAVS from the coding sequence ATGATTCCTGATGATTTCAAAGAGTGCAATCTTGAGGATTACGTCCAACAAACACCGATGCAGAAAGCGATGTTTGATCACGTTGTTAGTTACCTAGAAGAGTTTGATTTGATCCGTGATTCAAAAATAAACAGCTTAGGATTTATAGCAAAGTATGGGGAGACACGAATAAAAGAAATGCGTGTCTCAAAGCACGATCCAAAATACAACTCCTTTGGGTTAGGAAAAACACATCTTAAAATTGGTGCAGCAAAGTGGCTAATTGATAAGGGGCATTCCGTCATGATTGTCAAGGATGTGGCGTTAATGGATGACCTCATGAATGCGCGAATGATGGATGACGGCGGCGAGGAATATAACCGGATTCTATCACGGGTCTTAAACGCTCCTGTACTCGTTTGGGATGACCTGGGGAAGAGCAATCCGACGCAGGCAAAGGAGCGGCTATACTTCCACATTTTTAACGAGCGCTCCCAGGCAAGACGACCGATTGTGTATAGCAGCAATGAAGACATGGAAACCTTATCTGATCGGATTGGTGGTGCAGCAGTCAGCCGTTTGGTGGGGATGAGCGGAAAATACCTCATGGCTACAGTCGGGAATGATTACCGAATTAAGGCGGTGAGCTAG